The Patescibacteria group bacterium genome includes a region encoding these proteins:
- a CDS encoding glycosyltransferase — protein MKIVIINNLYAPWIRGGAEKIAEKTVEGLEKQGHEVFVIATAPIGSRTDKACYLSSIFYNLEKYPLWLRFFWHLWDIFNFVNRAKIKKILQEKKPGLVITHNLQGVGFLLPGLLRKMKIRHIHTLHDIQLLHPSGLMIWGKEKMVNSLPAKIYQTITRFLLGSPAVVISPSQWLLDEHSKRGFFKNSQTKVLPNYFLGAGFKAQGSRSKNDVFSFLYVGQIEEHKGVKILIESFWQFLQGNMNLRAELV, from the coding sequence ATGAAAATAGTCATCATCAATAATCTTTACGCTCCCTGGATCCGCGGCGGGGCCGAAAAGATCGCCGAGAAAACGGTTGAGGGCTTGGAAAAACAAGGTCATGAGGTTTTTGTCATTGCTACCGCGCCGATCGGATCCCGAACCGATAAAGCGTGTTATCTATCCTCGATTTTTTATAATCTGGAAAAATATCCGCTTTGGCTGCGATTCTTTTGGCATCTTTGGGATATTTTCAATTTCGTTAACCGCGCCAAAATAAAAAAAATTCTGCAAGAAAAAAAACCAGGCTTGGTCATTACTCATAATTTGCAAGGCGTTGGTTTTCTCTTGCCGGGATTGTTGCGAAAAATGAAAATCAGGCATATCCATACTTTGCACGATATCCAGCTTTTGCATCCTTCCGGCTTGATGATCTGGGGAAAAGAAAAAATGGTCAATTCGCTGCCGGCAAAAATTTATCAGACAATTACGCGTTTTTTGCTGGGTTCGCCCGCAGTCGTTATCTCGCCTTCCCAATGGCTTTTAGACGAGCATTCGAAGCGCGGATTTTTCAAAAATTCGCAAACAAAAGTTTTACCGAATTATTTTTTGGGCGCAGGGTTCAAGGCGCAGGGCTCAAGGTCTAAAAATGATGTTTTCTCTTTTTTGTACGTTGGACAAATTGAAGAGCACAAGGGGGTTAAAATTTTGATCGAAAGCTTTTGGCAGTTTTTACAGGGTAATATGAATTTGCGCGCTGAATTGGT
- a CDS encoding glycosyltransferase family 4 protein, whose translation MKIAQIVCVYPPYKGGIGTSALETARVLSSAHHEVKTFTINYKSPLERGGSAPGGDGVCYSGGQGEVIRLKAFPKIGNGGFLPQLFWRLQNFDLVFLHYPFFGAAEIVWLLKKFVWHNKTRLVVHFHMEPEFSSPLLKILSWPSRLIMPSLFKQADLIVCASRDYAEANMPREIWAASQDKIKEIPFSVDAERFKPAAPPESASPYLEPEEKENIFKILFVGGLDKAHYFKGIDILLDALSLLDKDRENWQMEIVGGGDCQTQYENRARELGLSDKVIFAGLVSDEELPKKYQAADCFVLPSVNKGEAFGIVLLEAMASGLPVIASNLPGVRQVFINGQEGMLVRPGNAYDLKGKMEFLMENSERRVEMGRAARKLAEEKYSLEKISNKLISELVN comes from the coding sequence ATGAAGATCGCCCAAATAGTTTGCGTTTATCCGCCCTATAAAGGCGGCATCGGCACGAGCGCGCTGGAGACGGCGCGCGTTTTGTCATCGGCTCATCATGAAGTAAAAACTTTTACTATTAATTATAAGTCCCCTCTCGAGAGGGGTGGATCCGCCCCTGGCGGAGACGGGGTGTGTTACAGTGGGGGGCAGGGAGAAGTGATTCGCCTCAAAGCGTTTCCTAAAATCGGCAACGGAGGTTTTTTACCGCAACTGTTTTGGCGTCTGCAGAATTTTGATCTGGTTTTTCTGCATTATCCTTTTTTCGGCGCCGCGGAAATCGTCTGGCTCTTAAAAAAGTTTGTTTGGCATAATAAAACCAGGCTGGTCGTTCATTTTCACATGGAGCCGGAATTTTCCTCGCCACTTTTGAAAATTTTGTCATGGCCTTCACGGCTAATCATGCCGTCGCTATTTAAGCAAGCTGATTTGATCGTTTGCGCTTCGCGCGATTACGCTGAGGCGAATATGCCACGGGAAATTTGGGCGGCCAGCCAGGATAAAATAAAAGAAATTCCTTTCAGCGTTGATGCGGAAAGATTCAAGCCGGCCGCGCCGCCAGAAAGCGCTTCGCCATATCTTGAGCCAGAGGAAAAAGAAAATATTTTCAAGATCCTTTTTGTCGGCGGCTTGGATAAAGCCCATTATTTTAAGGGTATTGATATTTTGCTTGACGCCTTGAGTTTATTGGATAAAGATAGGGAAAATTGGCAAATGGAGATCGTCGGCGGCGGCGATTGCCAAACACAATACGAAAATCGTGCGCGCGAATTAGGACTATCCGATAAAGTTATTTTTGCCGGCCTAGTCAGTGATGAAGAATTGCCGAAGAAATATCAAGCAGCTGATTGTTTCGTCTTGCCCTCGGTAAATAAAGGCGAAGCCTTTGGCATTGTGCTTTTGGAAGCAATGGCTTCGGGTCTGCCGGTGATCGCCTCTAATCTGCCCGGCGTGCGCCAAGTTTTTATCAACGGTCAGGAAGGCATGCTTGTCCGTCCGGGCAATGCCTATGATCTGAAAGGGAAAATGGAATTTTTAATGGAAAATTCGGAAAGGCGAGTAGAAATGGGAAGAGCGGCGAGGAAGTTGGCGGAGGAGAAATATAGTCTGGAAAAAATTAGCAATAAGTTAATTAGTGAATTGGTTAATTAG
- a CDS encoding DUF2304 domain-containing protein, whose product MLQQAIALIIILFFVFRLFILKKRAGVSANEFIFWLVFWFIAGLGVIFVKDLDRLAAALGFSASGIQIILYAAVAVLFYMNFRLRLKIEKMDKDMTKVVREIALKEKDVKSEAQNPKSEINSKF is encoded by the coding sequence ATGCTTCAGCAGGCAATTGCTTTGATTATTATTTTGTTTTTTGTTTTTCGCTTGTTTATTTTGAAAAAGCGCGCCGGGGTTTCCGCCAATGAATTTATTTTTTGGCTGGTCTTTTGGTTTATCGCCGGCTTGGGCGTGATCTTTGTCAAAGATTTGGACCGGCTGGCGGCGGCGCTGGGTTTTTCCGCTTCCGGCATTCAGATCATTCTTTACGCCGCCGTAGCCGTCTTGTTCTATATGAATTTCCGCCTGCGCTTGAAAATCGAAAAGATGGACAAAGATATGACTAAGGTAGTTCGGGAAATTGCCTTAAAAGAAAAAGATGTAAAATCCGAAGCACAAAATCCAAAATCCGAAATAAATTCTAAATTTTAA
- a CDS encoding glycosyltransferase family 2 protein, producing MRIFCVIPALNEEKYIAEAVAKVKLLAEEVVVVDDGSTDLTAQLAEAAGATVLRHLINSGQGASLETGNQYALKNGADIIFHFDADGQFSVDDIPEVLAPLFAGEAEAVLGSRFLGKESNMPPFKKKVIMPIARLVNRLLLGVKLTDPQSGFRAMTAAAWRKIPINQKGMAHASEILYKIVKNKIKIKEVPIKVTYHDFGQKFSGGIRIIKDIILAKLMD from the coding sequence ATGAGAATTTTTTGTGTAATTCCAGCCTTAAATGAGGAAAAATATATCGCCGAAGCAGTAGCTAAAGTTAAGCTGTTGGCAGAGGAAGTGGTTGTCGTGGATGACGGCTCAACCGATCTGACGGCCCAATTGGCCGAAGCGGCCGGAGCCACGGTTTTAAGGCATTTGATAAATAGCGGCCAGGGCGCTTCGCTGGAAACAGGCAATCAGTATGCGTTAAAAAACGGCGCGGATATAATTTTTCATTTTGACGCGGACGGACAATTCTCGGTTGATGATATTCCCGAAGTTTTGGCGCCGCTTTTTGCCGGCGAAGCCGAAGCGGTGCTCGGTTCGCGTTTTCTGGGCAAAGAGTCGAATATGCCGCCCTTTAAGAAAAAAGTGATCATGCCGATTGCGCGCCTGGTCAACCGCTTGCTTTTGGGAGTAAAACTGACCGACCCGCAATCCGGTTTTCGGGCGATGACCGCCGCGGCCTGGCGGAAAATTCCGATTAATCAGAAAGGAATGGCGCACGCGAGCGAAATATTATACAAGATCGTCAAAAATAAAATTAAAATAAAAGAAGTGCCGATCAAGGTAACTTATCACGATTTCGGCCAAAAATTTTCCGGCGGAATAAGGATTATAAAAGATATAATTTTGGCAAAATTAATGGACTAG